A genome region from Deinococcus sp. KNUC1210 includes the following:
- a CDS encoding SWIM zinc finger family protein produces the protein MAHAVCLARSAVGECQGSGAQPYVVGVDLRTPELASKCSCPSRKFPCKHALALLLLEAGQQGTWTAAPLPDTLQKWLDGRQARAETAATPKPEKPVDPAAKAKREAARSRKITRGLEDLHLWLQDLIREGLQAARTRSYRDWDTQAARLIDAQAPGAARLVRQIPEHLPDETGEALLMHLGKVALLCEGWQQRETLSEPERAQLLTALGQPLSTALPPGDAPADHWTVMGAHTEQDGKLNARRTWLRRDSDSKIGVLLEFAPQGTGLSAEWPARHSAALNLHFVPTAHPQRLISGSADARFSATSQPPSAVGIRELYAEYARALALNPWTEFIGFEIGPVSILPDPPQAHDDHGDAVPLADADPYALLAHSAGQRMHLFGEWDGRAFRPLSAVPERQVDRP, from the coding sequence ATGGCCCACGCTGTCTGCCTCGCCAGAAGCGCTGTGGGGGAATGTCAGGGCAGCGGCGCTCAGCCGTATGTGGTGGGCGTGGACCTGAGAACGCCGGAACTGGCCTCAAAGTGCTCTTGCCCCAGCCGCAAATTTCCGTGCAAACACGCGCTGGCACTGCTGCTGCTGGAGGCCGGGCAGCAGGGAACCTGGACCGCTGCGCCGCTGCCCGACACGTTGCAGAAGTGGCTGGATGGACGGCAGGCCCGCGCCGAGACGGCAGCGACGCCGAAGCCCGAAAAGCCCGTCGACCCTGCCGCGAAGGCCAAACGCGAGGCCGCCCGCAGCCGGAAGATCACGCGGGGGCTGGAAGATCTGCACCTGTGGCTTCAGGACCTGATCCGCGAGGGATTACAGGCCGCACGCACGCGTTCGTACCGCGACTGGGACACGCAGGCCGCGAGACTGATCGACGCGCAGGCTCCGGGGGCGGCGCGGCTGGTGCGCCAGATTCCGGAGCACCTGCCAGACGAGACGGGCGAGGCGCTGCTGATGCATCTGGGGAAAGTGGCGCTGCTGTGCGAGGGCTGGCAGCAGCGCGAGACGCTGAGTGAACCCGAGAGAGCGCAACTGCTGACCGCGCTGGGACAACCGCTGAGCACAGCGCTGCCGCCCGGCGACGCCCCGGCGGACCACTGGACGGTCATGGGCGCACACACCGAGCAGGACGGTAAGCTGAACGCCCGCCGAACCTGGCTGCGCCGCGACTCGGACAGCAAAATCGGCGTGTTGCTGGAATTCGCGCCCCAGGGCACCGGCCTGAGCGCCGAATGGCCCGCCCGCCACAGCGCCGCGCTGAACCTGCACTTCGTGCCGACCGCCCACCCCCAGCGCCTCATTTCAGGCTCGGCAGACGCGAGATTTTCTGCCACCTCTCAGCCGCCCTCCGCCGTCGGCATCCGTGAGCTGTACGCCGAGTACGCCAGGGCACTGGCCCTGAATCCCTGGACCGAATTCATCGGCTTCGAAATCGGCCCGGTCAGCATTCTTCCCGATCCGCCACAGGCCCACGATGATCACGGCGACGCGGTGCCGCTGGCAGACGCCGACCCCTACGCGCTGCTGGCCCACAGCGCCGGGCAACGGATGCACCTGTTCGGAGAATGGGACGGGCGAGCATTTCGGCCCCTCAGCGCCGTGCCCGAGCGCCAGGTGGACAGACCATGA